Proteins co-encoded in one Medicago truncatula cultivar Jemalong A17 chromosome 8, MtrunA17r5.0-ANR, whole genome shotgun sequence genomic window:
- the LOC11423970 gene encoding linoleate 9S-lipoxygenase: MFTNPFHRSQKVKGTVILMHRNVLDINALTAGLNVTGGFKVLGNLTCSIIDTYASILCSSVALRLISATSADESGKGKVGKRSFLEGFVTSAPILGAGQSAYKVHFEWDSEMGIPGAFYIENFMLGEFFLVSLTLEDIPNHGTINFVCNSWIYNCRKYKTERIFFANKTYLPSETPPPLVYYRQEELNTLRGDGTGERKEWERIYDYDVYNDVGDPDKKASLARPVIGGSNTLPYPRRGRTGRKPAKKDPKSERRSEYIYLPRDESFGHLKSSDFLVYILKSVSQNVIPQLQSAITLQFNKPEFNSFDDVRSFYDGGIKLPTSTLSKLSPIPFFKELFRTDGESALKFPPPKVIKVNQSGWMTDEEFTREMIAGVNPHIIKRIQEFPPKSKLDRQLYGDNTSTITKEQLQQNMGGITVEQAIQTNKLYILDYHDSLYPYLRKINAADTKAYATRTFLFLQNDGTLKPLAIELSSPHPQADSFGPVSDIYLPASEGVEASIWLLAKAYVVVNDSCHHQLISHWLNTHAVVEPFIIATNRHLSVVHPIHKLLLPHYRDTMNINALARNVLVNAEGVIEKTFLMGSYSLELSAVLYKDWNFKEQGLPNDLLKRGVAVKDPSSPHGLRLLIEDYPYAADGLEIWAVIKSWVEEYVNFYYKSDANIGQDSELQAFWKELVEVGHGDLKNAKWWVKMQTRTELIDSCTTLIWIASALHAAVNFGQYPYGGYILNRPTKSRRLMPKKGSPEYDELSKNYQKAFLRTITPKDDTLTDLTIIEVLSRHASDEQYLGQRIEGDLWTSDSQPLEAFKRFGTKLAEIEQKLTQRNNDETLRNRYGPVKMPYTLLYPSSEEGLTCRGIPNSISI; the protein is encoded by the exons ATGTTTACAAATCCATTTCACAGAAGCCAAAAGGTGAAGGGGACAGTGATATTGATGCATAGGAATGTGTTGGATATCAACGCCCTCACCGCTGGTTTAAATGTCACAGGTGGATTCAAGGTTCTTGGTAATCTCACTTGCTCTATAATTGACACCTACGCTTCAATCTTGTGCTCTTCCGTGGCTCTCAGGTTGATTAGTGCTACTAGTGCTGATg AAAGTGGAAAAGGTAAAGTGGGAAAGAGATCGTTTCTTGAAGGTTTTGTTACCTCTGCACCAATTCTAGGAGCTGGACAGTCTGCATACAAAGTTCATTTTGAATGGGATAGTGAGATGGGAATTCCAGGAGCATTTTATATTGAGAATTTCATGCTAGGAGAATTCTTTCTTGTAAGTTTAACACTTGAAGATATTCCTAACCATGGAACCATCAACTTTGTTTGCAACTCATGGATTTACAATTGTCGAAAGTACAAAACTGAACGCATTTTCTTTGCCAACAAG acatATCTTCCAAGTGAAACACCACCTCCATTAGTCTACTATAGACAAGAAGAGTTGAACACTTTAAGAGGAGATGGAACAGGAGAGCGTAAAGAATGGGAAAGGATCTATGACTACGATGTCTACAATGATGTGGGTGATCCTGACAAGAAAGCAAGCTTGGCTCGTCCCGTTATTGGAGGATCCAACACCTTGCCTTACCCTCGAAGAGGGAGAACCGGCAGGAAACCAGCTAAGAAAG ATCCTAAAAGTGAGAGACGGAGCGAGTATATTTATCTTCCAAGAGATGAATCATTTGGTCACTTGAAGTCTTCAGATTTTCTTGTTTACATACTCAAATCAGTATCTCAAAATGTCATACCTCAATTACAATCTGCAATTACATTACAATTCAATAAGCCAGAATTTAACAGCTTTGATGATGTGCGATCATTTTATGATGGTGGGATTAAATTACCTACTAGTACACTTAGCAAACTTAGCCCTATACCATTTTTCAAGGAACTCTTCCGAACTGATGGTGAATCGGCCCTAAAGTTTCCACCACCTAAAGTCATTAAAG TGAATCAATCTGGATGGATGACTGACGAAGAATTTACAAGAGAGATGATTGCTGGTGTAAATCCACACATCATCAAAAGAATTCAG GAATTTCCACCAAAGAGCAAGCTAGATAGGCAACTCTACGGTGATAATACCAGCACAATAACCAAAGAACAGCTTCAACAAAACATGGGTGGCATCACAGTTGAACAA gctaTCCAAACCAACAAATTGTACATACTTGATTACCACGACTCGTTATATCCATATCTGAGGAAAATAAATGCAGCTGATACAAAGGCATATGCTACGAGAACCTTCCTTTTCTTACAAAATGATGGAACTTTGAAGCCGTTGGCCATTGAGCTAAGTAGCCCACATCCTCAGGCTGATAGCTTTGGTCCTGTTAGTGATATTTACTTGCCTGCAAGTGAAGGTGTTGAAGCTTCTATTTGGCTCCTTGCCAAGGCATACGTTGTTGTAAACGACTCTTGCCATCACCAACTCATCAGCCATTG GTTAAACACTCATGCTGTTGTTGAGCCATTCATCATAGCAACAAATAGGCATCTTAGTGTGGTTCATCCTATTCATAAGCTTTTACTTCCGCACTATCGTGACACAATGAACATTAATGCACTTGCAAGGAATGTTTTGGTCAATGCAGAGGGTGTTATTGAGAAGACGTTCTTGATGGGAAGTTATTCTCTAGAGTTGTCTGCTGTATTATATAAGGATTGGAATTTTAAAGAGCAAGGTTTGCCTAATGATCTACTCAAAAG AGGAGTGGCTGTTAAGGATCCAAGTTCCCCACACGGCCTTCGCCTTCTGATAGAGGACTACCCTTATGCTGCTGATGGATTAGAGATATGGGCTGTTATTAAGTCATGGGTTGAAGAATATGTGAATTTCTACTACAAGTCAGATGCAAATATTGGACAAGATTCTGAACTCCAAGCATTTTGGAAAGAACTTGTAGAGGTTGGTCACGGTGACTTGAAAAATGCTAAATGGTGGGTTAAGATGCAAACTCGCACAGAGTTGATTGACTCTTGCACTACCCTCATATGGATTGCTTCAGCACTTCATGCAGCTGTTAATTTTGGACAATATCCGTACGGTGGTTACATTCTTAACCGACCAACTAAAAGCAGAAGATTAATGCCTAAGAAAGGATCCCCCGAGTATGATGAGCTTTCTAAGAACTATCAAAAGGCGTTTTTGAGAACAATCACACCAAAAGATGACACACTAACTGACTTGACCATTATAGAGGTCTTGTCAAGACATGCTTCTGATGAACAATACCTTGGACAGAGAATTGAAGGTGATCTTTGGACTTCTGATTCACAACCATTAGAGGCTTTCAAGAGATTCGGAACAAAGTTGGCTGAAATTGAACAAAAACTCACTCAAAGGAACAATGATGAGACTCTAAGGAATCGATATGGACCAGTGAAGATGCCGTATACTTTGCTTTATCCTTCTAGTGAGGAAGGATTGACTTGCAGAGGCATTCCTAACAGTATCTCCATCTAA
- the LOC11434044 gene encoding linoleate 9S-lipoxygenase yields MFPNPFHRSQMVKGTVILMQKNVFDIDSLTSATSPAGLIKGVINLVHGIISYIIDTYIMASSVDLRLISSTSADESGKGKVGKETSLNVAGQSEFDVHFKWDSDMGIPGAFYIKNRKQREFFLVSLTLEDVPNHGTINFVCNSWIYNAQNYKTERIFFANKTYLPSETPAPLVYYRQEELKTLRGDGTGERKEWERIYDYDVYNDLGEPDSKPQLARQILGGSSNFPYPRRGRTGREPAKKDPKSESRNGFVYIPRDESFDHKKSSEFLDNLLKSASQDFISEIEIECNYKPEFDTFNDVHAFYDEEVPGLTFPRPEVIQVNQSGWMTDEEFTREMIAGVNPHIIKRLQEFPPKSKLNSQDYGDNTSTITKEQLQLNMDGVTVEEAIHNKRLYILDYQDSIFPYLSKINEVNDHTMGYATRTIIFLQNDGTFKPLAIELSSPNPKGDRFDPISDIYLPASEGVESSIWLLAKNYVIVNDSCYHQLISHWLNTHAVVEPFIIATNRHLSVVHPIHKLLLPHYRDTMNINALARNVLVNAKGVIEKTFLMGSYSLELSAVIYKDWVFTDQGLPNDLLKRGVAVEDPTSPHGLRLLIKDYPYAADGLEIWTAIKSWVEEYVYFYYKSDANIAQDSELQAFWKELVEVGHGDLKDAKWWFKMQTRKELIEACTILIWIASALHAAVNFGQYPYGGYILNRPTKSRRLMPKKGSAEYAELSKNYQKAFLRTIPPKKDILTNLTVIEVLSRHASDEQYLGQRIEGDNWTSDSQPKEAFKRFGKKLAEIEKKLTQRNNDETLRNRYGPVKMPYTLLYPSSEEGLTCRGIPNSISI; encoded by the exons GGGGACAGTGATATTGATGCAAAAGAATGTGTTTGATATAGACTCCCTCACTTCAGCTACAAGTCCCGCTGGTTTAATCAAAGGTGTTATCAATCTTGTTCATGGTATCATTAGCTATATAATTGACACCTATATTATGGCCAGTTCCGTGGATCTCAGGTTGATTAGTTCTACTAGTGCTGATG AAAGTGGAAAAGGTAAAGTCGGAAAAGAAACGTCTTTGAATGTAGCAGGGCAATCTGAATTTGATGTTCATTTTAAATGGGATAGTGACATGGGAATTCCAGGAGCATTTTATATTAAGAATCGCAAGCAAAGAGAATTCTTTCTTGTAAGTTTGACCCTTGAAGATGTTCCCAACCATGGAACCATCAACTTTGTTTGCAACTCATGGATTTACAATGCTCAAAACTACAAAACTGAACGCATCTTCTTTGCCAACAAG ACATACCTTCCAAGTGAAACACCAGCTCCATTAGTGTACTATAGACAAGAAGAATTGAAGACTTTAAGAGGAGATGGAACAGGAGAGCGCAAGGAATGGGAAAGAATATATGATTACGATGTCTACAATGATTTAGGTGAGCCTGACTCGAAACCTCAATTGGCGCGTCAAATTCTTGGGGGATCGAGCAATTTCCCTTACCCTCGAAGGGGAAGAACCGGCAGGGAACCAGCTAAGAAAG ATCCTAAAAGTGAGAGTCGGAACGGCTTTGTTTACATTCCAAGAGATGAATCATTTGATCACAAGAAGTCTTCAGAATTTCTTGATAACCTACTGAAATCAGCATCTCAAGATTTCATATCTGAGATAGAAATAGAATGCAATTATAAGCCAGAGTTTGATACCTTTAATGATGTGCATGCCTTCTATGATGAGGAAGTACCTGGACTTACGTTTCCACGGCCTGAAGTGATTCAAG TTAATCAGTCTGGATGGATGACTGATGAAGAATTTACAAGAGAGATGATTGCTGGTGTGAATCCACACATTATCAAAAGACTTCAG GAGTTCCCACCAAAGAGCAAGCTAAATAGCCAAGACTACGGTGATAATACGAGCACAATAACCAAAGAACAGTTGCAGCTAAATATGGATGGGGTCACTGTAGAAGAA GCTATCCATAACAAGAGACTTTACATACTTGATTACCAAGACTCAATATTTCCATATTTGAGCAAAATAAATGAAGTCAATGATCATACAATGGGATATGCTACTAGAACCATCATTTTCTTACAAAATGATGGAACTTTTAAGCCATTAGCCATCGAGCTAAGTAGCCCGAATCCAAAAGGTGATCGCTTTGATCCTATCAGTGATATCTACTTGCCTGCAAGTGAAGGTGTTGAATCTTCTATTTGGCTACTTGCCAAGAATTATGTGATTGTAAATGACTCATGCTATCACCAACTTATCAGCCACTG GTTGAATACTCATGCAGTTGTTGAGCCATTCATCATAGCAACAAATAGGCATCTTAGTGTGGTTCATCCTATTCATAAGCTTTTACTTCCGCACTATCGTGACACAATGAACATTAATGCACTTGCAAGGAATGTTTTGGTCAATGCAAAGGGTGTTATTGAGAAGACGTTCTTGATGGGAAGTTATTCTTTAGAATTGTCTGCGGTAATATATAAAGACTGGGTTTTCACCGATCAAGGTTTGCCTAATGATCTACTTAAAAG AGGAGTGGCTGTTGAGGATCCAACTTCCCCACACGGCCTTCGCCTTCTGATAAAAGATTACCCTTATGCTGCTGATGGATTAGAGATATGGACAGCAATTAAGTCATGGGTTGAAGAATATGTGTATTTCTACTACAAGTCAGATGCAAATATTGCACAAGATTCTGAACTCCAAGCATTCTGGAAAGAACTTGTAGAGGTAGGTCACGGTGACTTGAAAGATGCTAAATGGTGGTTTAAGATGCAAACCCGTAAGGAGTTGATTGAGGCTTGCACCATCCTCATATGGATTGCTTCGGCACTTCATGCGGCTGTTAATTTTGGACAATATCCGTACGGTGGTTACATTCTTAACCGACCAACAAAAAGCAGAAGATTAATGCCTAAGAAAGGATCTGCTGAGTATGCTGAGCTTTCTAAGAACTATCAAAAGGCGTTTTTGAGAACAATCCCACCGAAGAAAGACATCCTAACTAACTTGACTGTTATAGAAGTCTTGTCAAGACATGCTTCTGATGAACAATACCTTGGACAGAGAATTGAAGGTGATAATTGGACTTCTGATTCACAACCAAAAGAGGCTTTCAAGAGGTTTGGAAAGAAGCTGgctgaaattgagaaaaaactcACTCAAAGGAACAACGATGAGACACTGAGGAATCGTTATGGACCAGTGAAGATGCCATATACTTTGCTTTATCCTTCTAGTGAGGAAGGATTGACTTGCAGAGGCATTCCCAATAGTATCTCCATCTAA